The genomic window GTCGGAGCTCTTGATTTCGGCCATGGTGTTTCTGGTCGGGCCAGGGGTGAAGGATGGATGCCATGGCGGCATGCTGCCTAAGGCCGATTGCCTCATGCCGTCGCCGGAGGGCCGGGCAAGGGGGGGAGCATGTATGCCGTGGCTTACGGTCGATTTTCCTCTTTATCGGTCGGAACGGCAAGCGATCCATGTTGGGACCGCGAAATCAATCCCCCTATAAAGAAGCGACATGGACCCGCTCCATGGACCAGGAATCGCCTCTCGAACGAGTCCGGGTGGGCAGAAGATCGCTGCCCGATTCCGGCCGCATTCGTATTCGCATCCCGCCAAGCAGGCAACGCTTCGACCCGGGTTTTGGGGTGCGATGGTGACGATCGATCCGGTCGGAAGGCCACCGCCCTTAACTTGAGTTTTTTCGGCGAAACGGAGCTAGGTTTTCCCTGGCCACCGGAATAATCTGGTCGCTTGCCATGACCGGCTCGGACGATCCCATGCCGTCGATTGGAATCGTCGAAAGGTCAGTCAAACTCGAGAATTGCATCAGCGAGGAGCTAGCGCAGTCCGGGCGAGAGGAGAGGAGGGGCTTCCCGGCAAGCGCCGGGGCGCTGACAGGGATGGGATGCAGCCGGTGAAGGGCGCGAGGGGTGCTCAAGCACCCCGAGGCCGCCCGATCACTCCCACCCTCGTCGCGCCCTTTGCTTGCCGGAGGGATGAATGGTCTGGCCCGCGGCCGATGCGCTCGGAGAGCGCATCGGGATTGTCGTCAGGGAAGGGCTCCTCCATCGGAGACGAGCGGACCGCGATCGCCCGAATCGACCGCGGCGGGAGGCTCGGCCCCGCGTATTCGACCGACTCGAAGCTCGCGAGCTGCTGGCCGTCGTGCCGGGCAACGACTACGTCCTCTCCGGCTACAAATGGTCGAATCCCGGGCACATCACCTACAGCATCGCCCCCGACGGCGTGCTCTGGGATCACGGCGTCAATGATCTGAACGCCGTGTTCAACGCCAAGTTCGGCACCGACGGCGCCTGGCAGGCAGCGATCGCGCGGGCCCTCGCGACGTGGGAGTCCGTGGCGAACATCAACATCGTGCCCACGACCGACGGGCCCTACAGCGAGGATGTTTTCGGGTACTCCCAGGGGGATGCCCGTTTCGGTGACATCCGCCTGGGCGGCTATTCCTTCCCGGGAAAGTCGAGCACGCTCGCCCAGACGTACTTCCCGCCTCCCAACGGCTCGACCGCGGCCGGGGACGTGGAGGTCAACACCTCGATGAATTTCGGCATGGGGAGCGATTACGACTTTTACAGCGTCATCCTCCACGAACTGGGCCATTCCCTCGGGCTGGACCACGCCAAGAACCCGGCGGACGTCATGTACGCCAACTATCAGGGCGTGCGGACGGGCCTGGCCGAGGGGGACATCGCCGGGATCCAGGCGATCTACGGCGCGCGGACGCTCGACGCCTATCAGGCGAAGGGGCAGGGCCTCGGTTATTCATCCGCCATCGACGTGTCCGCCGGGCTGGCCGGCGCGAACAGCCTGGGCCTCTCGAACCTCTCCCTGGCGGCCATCGGCGACGCCGAGTACTTCACCTTCACCGCGCCGAGCTACGCCTCGGGGGTCATCCGGGTCACGGCCTCCGCGGCGAACGTCAGCATGCTCAGCCCCGAGGTTCGACTCTACGATGCGGCCGGGAATCTCCTGGCGTCCGCATCGAACCCCGCGGCCTGGAGCGACGGGGTCACGGCTGAGGCGGCGAGCGTCGTTCCGGGCCAGAAATACTACGCCGTGGTCTCCGGCGCGACGGGAGACGTCTTCTCCGTCGGCTCGTACAACCTGACCGTCGCCCTCCCTGCCAGTGCGCCGCCGCCGCCGTCGACACCAACGCCCCCGGCGAGTCCCGGCTCCGGCACTTCCGGGTCCTCCGGCATCACTCCGACGTCGACCACATCTCCGTCACCGGATCGCCTGGAGCCCAACGATACGCCCGGGGCCGCCACCGGCCTGGGGCGACTCACGCACGTGACGGTGGGCGGGCTCACGCTGTCGAGTGCCGCGGACGTGGACGACTTCACGTTCCGGGTGGGCTCCTCGGGACGCTATCTGGTGGGCGCGGCCGGCGTGAAGATCCAGGTCTATAACGCGCGGGGCCGCCTCATCGCCGGCGGGACCGACGCCGTCAACCTGCCCCCGTCCAGGGCCGGCACCCCCTTCCTCGTCCGCATCTCGTCGGCGACCGGGGCGCCGGTCTCGGCATACTCGCTGACCGTGAGCACGGTCTCCCCATTCGCGGCCCGGCGGACGGTCAGGACGGTCCGGCATCAGCTGACCGACCTCGCGGCGGTGACCGGGGCGTCGGCATCGGCGGCGAAAAGCCGGCCCGCGCCGATCTCGACTCCCGTCCGGGAGCTGGCGGTCCGCGTCGCCCTCGGTTTCAGGGCCGGCATGCTGCGCGGGCACCTCACGGGGCTGGCTCGGAGGAGGCCTCCCGGCGGCGGGTGAGGCCCGATCCCGGGGCGGGGCGCCCGGGCGATGCCGCCGGCCTCCGCCCTGCCGGCTCCCCGTGCTCGGATTTGAAGGACGCGCCCTCTCGTGGTAGTTTGAGCGGGACGCATTCCCCCCTTCCGCATGAAGGGCCTTTCCTCCCGACTCCGGGGGGGCATGGAGCCTCA from Aquisphaera giovannonii includes these protein-coding regions:
- a CDS encoding matrixin family metalloprotease, translating into MPGNDYVLSGYKWSNPGHITYSIAPDGVLWDHGVNDLNAVFNAKFGTDGAWQAAIARALATWESVANINIVPTTDGPYSEDVFGYSQGDARFGDIRLGGYSFPGKSSTLAQTYFPPPNGSTAAGDVEVNTSMNFGMGSDYDFYSVILHELGHSLGLDHAKNPADVMYANYQGVRTGLAEGDIAGIQAIYGARTLDAYQAKGQGLGYSSAIDVSAGLAGANSLGLSNLSLAAIGDAEYFTFTAPSYASGVIRVTASAANVSMLSPEVRLYDAAGNLLASASNPAAWSDGVTAEAASVVPGQKYYAVVSGATGDVFSVGSYNLTVALPASAPPPPSTPTPPASPGSGTSGSSGITPTSTTSPSPDRLEPNDTPGAATGLGRLTHVTVGGLTLSSAADVDDFTFRVGSSGRYLVGAAGVKIQVYNARGRLIAGGTDAVNLPPSRAGTPFLVRISSATGAPVSAYSLTVSTVSPFAARRTVRTVRHQLTDLAAVTGASASAAKSRPAPISTPVRELAVRVALGFRAGMLRGHLTGLARRRPPGGG